The sequence CCGTACTCCTCACGGAGCGACTCGGAGAGGTGCGCTCGCACCTGGTCGTGTCGCTCGTGCAGCATTGCGCGATCTGTTCGGGTGCGCTGTTTGCGTGGTTGTTCTGACATATCTATACGATCATTGTCGCGGTGCTCGCGATGCTTCCGTACCGCTCTGCGACTTCCCGCGAGATGGGACCCTTGATTTCAGTCCCACGCGGTTCGCCCATGTCGTCGATGAGGACGCCGGCGTTGTCTTCGAACTTCACGCGGGTCCCGTCGGGCCGACGAATCGGTTTGCGCTGACGGACCACGACGGCCTCCAGCACCTGTCGGCGCATCTCGGGGGTGCCCTTCGTGACGGACACCGTAACGGTGTCGCCAAGGCCCGCCTTCGGATGGCGGTTTTTCGTGCCCTGGTAGCCCGAAGCACTGATGAT is a genomic window of Halanaeroarchaeum sulfurireducens containing:
- a CDS encoding 50S ribosomal protein L14, translating into MEAIKADVTPGLEKGSLITCADNSGARELKIISASGYQGTKNRHPKAGLGDTVTVSVTKGTPEMRRQVLEAVVVRQRKPIRRPDGTRVKFEDNAGVLIDDMGEPRGTEIKGPISREVAERYGSIASTATMIV